A window of the Campylobacter massiliensis genome harbors these coding sequences:
- a CDS encoding TRAP transporter large permease: MTGIVMFLAALFMLAIGFSVAFTFGAIAVIFGLIGGMVESFGDGNGFMGGLEIFKETFNFMPYRIYSIMENKILIAVPLFVFMGIILQKTKLAERLLESMAFLFGEIRGGVAISTVLVGALLAASTGVVGASVVAMGVMSLPVMLKYNYNKALGCGTICASGTLGQIIPPSIVLIILGDVFTVPVGDLFREAIYPGLALVGAYIAYILIVSYVKKDYAPPVVIESDVPKSKQILNAILAILPPLVLVVLVLGSIFEGIATPTESSAFGCVGAILLSVFYRTFSFKMLKEALEESVKTTAVVFTILIGATAFSMVFSYTGGDEIVEKVMSSLPGEKWGFIILAMITIFALGFFIDFVEISYIVLPILAPIAVNLGINPLYFAIVIAMNLQTSFLTPPFGFSLFYLKGVAPAEVKTSDIYRGVVPFIAIQILVLIIFTIILLG, translated from the coding sequence ATGACCGGCATAGTAATGTTTTTAGCCGCGCTTTTTATGCTTGCTATCGGCTTTAGCGTCGCATTTACGTTTGGCGCGATAGCCGTCATTTTCGGACTCATCGGCGGTATGGTCGAGAGCTTTGGCGACGGTAACGGCTTTATGGGCGGGCTTGAGATATTTAAAGAGACCTTTAACTTCATGCCTTACCGCATCTACTCGATAATGGAAAATAAAATCCTCATCGCCGTGCCGCTTTTCGTTTTTATGGGCATTATTTTACAAAAGACCAAGCTAGCCGAGAGGTTGCTCGAGAGCATGGCGTTTTTATTCGGCGAGATTCGCGGCGGCGTTGCGATCAGCACCGTGCTAGTGGGCGCGCTATTAGCCGCATCTACGGGCGTTGTGGGCGCTAGCGTCGTAGCTATGGGCGTTATGAGCTTGCCCGTTATGCTAAAGTACAACTACAACAAGGCTCTAGGCTGCGGCACTATCTGCGCTTCGGGTACGCTTGGACAGATTATCCCGCCTTCGATCGTTCTTATTATCCTAGGCGACGTCTTTACGGTGCCCGTCGGCGATCTTTTCCGCGAGGCGATATATCCGGGTCTTGCGCTCGTGGGCGCTTATATAGCCTATATCCTCATCGTCTCTTACGTTAAAAAGGACTACGCACCGCCCGTCGTCATAGAGAGCGACGTGCCTAAATCAAAGCAAATTTTAAACGCTATCCTTGCGATTTTGCCGCCGTTGGTACTTGTCGTGCTGGTGCTCGGTTCGATATTTGAAGGCATAGCTACGCCGACGGAGAGCTCGGCGTTTGGCTGCGTGGGCGCGATCTTGCTTTCGGTTTTTTACAGGACTTTTTCGTTTAAAATGCTAAAAGAAGCGCTCGAAGAGAGCGTAAAAACCACGGCCGTCGTTTTTACTATCCTTATCGGCGCGACGGCGTTTTCGATGGTGTTTAGCTACACCGGCGGCGACGAGATCGTTGAGAAAGTGATGTCTAGTTTGCCTGGCGAAAAATGGGGCTTTATCATCTTAGCCATGATTACGATTTTTGCGCTAGGATTTTTTATAGACTTCGTCGAGATTTCGTATATCGTGCTACCGATCTTGGCGCCGATTGCCGTAAATTTAGGTATAAATCCGCTATATTTCGCTATCGTTATCGCGATGAACTTACAGACTTCGTTCCTCACGCCGCCGTTTGGTTTTAGCCTCTTTTACCTAAAAGGCGTGGCGCCGGCAGAGGTCAAGACCTCCGACATCTACCGCGGCGTGGTGCCTTTTATCGCGATACAAATTTTAGTTCTGATCATCTTTACGATTATCTTGCTAGGCTAA
- a CDS encoding TRAP transporter small permease subunit, with product MERNLKKVERFFDKVGNVVGYVCILVMFLMIADVFFNVTARYFFKYGNVGLQELEWHFFSIIILLGMSYALKDDAHVRVDIFYEKMSVKKRALINMAGVILFILPLALLVAWLSWDYVVEAYESGEGSADPGGLPYRWVIKAFIPFSFWLLIFFSVGYFIKWLNVYLDARSNLSEAGKFDANLSKTAQQGDGK from the coding sequence ATGGAACGAAATTTAAAAAAAGTAGAGAGGTTTTTCGATAAAGTCGGCAACGTCGTGGGCTACGTCTGTATACTAGTGATGTTTTTGATGATCGCGGACGTTTTTTTTAACGTCACGGCGAGATATTTTTTCAAATACGGCAACGTCGGCCTCCAAGAGCTTGAGTGGCACTTTTTTAGCATCATCATCCTGCTTGGCATGAGCTACGCGCTAAAAGACGACGCGCACGTGCGAGTGGATATATTTTACGAAAAGATGAGCGTAAAGAAAAGGGCGCTCATAAATATGGCGGGCGTCATCCTTTTTATCCTGCCGCTTGCGCTTTTGGTCGCGTGGCTGAGCTGGGACTACGTCGTGGAGGCGTACGAGAGCGGCGAAGGTAGCGCGGATCCGGGCGGTTTACCGTATCGCTGGGTCATCAAGGCCTTTATACCGTTTAGCTTCTGGCTACTTATATTTTTTAGCGTCGGATACTTTATAAAGTGGCTAAACGTCTATCTAGACGCCCGGTCAAATTTAAGCGAGGCGGGCAAATTTGACGCAAATTTAAGCAAAACCGCGCAACAAGGAGATGGAAAATGA
- a CDS encoding sodium-dependent transporter, with translation MASDKFSKIGFILSIVGAAIGLGNAWKFPYMVGANGGSAFVLLYLVFAVAVGLSIFFAEMAMGKISNADPVNAFRSLAPKNGKFWGYAGVIMITGVLVASFYTVIIGWVIRYSVLSLGELPQSIAVSGENFGKFISSDISGQILYFSIAFAAYFFILSKGIKGGIERINLWLLPTLFLLLIFMLIYSMQMDGFSQAAEFLLVPDFSKITSEAVFVALGLAFFTMCVGIGAIATYSVSLDDKTNLFTSSLYVVALNIIVSVVIGLIVFTFVFEYGEQPSQGVGLAFISLPTLFAKLGAMGNVLSFTFFTALIFAGLTSAISMVEPLVFYLINEFKIPRLGAIAIVGVCVYCLGTLCALSNIAEFKDALTFFGKGFFDVLDYLSSNIMLPLGGIVIAVFVGYAMKRRSLEELFLPYMGRAVFEIWYFLLRFVAPICILAIMIRQILGS, from the coding sequence GTGGCGAGCGATAAATTTTCTAAAATCGGATTTATATTATCCATCGTGGGTGCCGCGATCGGACTTGGCAATGCGTGGAAATTTCCATATATGGTCGGCGCAAACGGCGGCTCGGCGTTCGTGCTTTTGTATCTTGTTTTTGCCGTTGCGGTCGGGCTTAGCATATTTTTTGCCGAGATGGCGATGGGTAAAATTTCAAACGCCGATCCGGTTAACGCCTTTCGCTCGCTCGCTCCTAAAAACGGCAAATTTTGGGGGTACGCTGGCGTCATAATGATAACGGGCGTTTTGGTGGCGTCGTTTTATACGGTTATCATCGGCTGGGTTATTAGGTATTCGGTATTGTCGCTGGGCGAGCTTCCGCAGAGTATCGCGGTTTCGGGCGAAAATTTCGGCAAATTTATAAGCTCTGATATCTCGGGCCAAATTTTATACTTTAGCATCGCGTTCGCGGCCTACTTTTTCATCCTCTCAAAGGGCATAAAAGGCGGCATAGAGCGCATAAATTTATGGCTTTTGCCGACGCTTTTTTTGCTACTTATTTTTATGCTGATTTACTCGATGCAAATGGACGGATTTTCGCAGGCGGCGGAGTTTTTGCTAGTGCCTGATTTTTCTAAGATCACTAGCGAGGCGGTGTTTGTAGCTCTGGGGCTTGCGTTTTTTACGATGTGCGTTGGTATCGGCGCGATCGCTACGTATTCGGTAAGTCTAGACGATAAGACCAATCTTTTCACCTCTTCGCTCTACGTCGTGGCGCTAAACATCATCGTTAGCGTCGTCATCGGACTCATCGTTTTTACCTTTGTTTTTGAGTACGGCGAGCAGCCTAGCCAGGGCGTGGGGCTTGCGTTTATATCGCTGCCTACGCTGTTTGCTAAGCTAGGAGCGATGGGAAACGTCTTAAGTTTTACGTTTTTTACCGCGCTTATTTTTGCGGGGCTTACGTCGGCTATCTCGATGGTCGAGCCGCTCGTTTTTTATCTCATAAACGAGTTTAAGATCCCTCGCCTAGGCGCGATCGCGATCGTAGGCGTTTGCGTTTATTGCCTAGGCACGCTTTGCGCGCTTTCAAATATCGCCGAATTTAAAGACGCGCTCACGTTTTTCGGCAAGGGATTTTTCGACGTTTTAGACTATCTTAGCTCAAATATCATGCTTCCGCTTGGCGGTATCGTGATCGCGGTATTTGTCGGCTACGCGATGAAAAGACGCAGTCTAGAGGAGCTATTTTTGCCGTATATGGGTAGGGCGGTTTTTGAAATTTGGTATTTTTTACTACGATTCGTCGCGCCGATTTGCATTTTGGCGATAATGATAAGACAAATTTTGGGGAGTTAA
- a CDS encoding DUF4139 domain-containing protein: MREIALVSAFALIASAESNLIEIYKNASFIHQNFTNQKSEFSLNLPDFVELEDIDVAASCELLSLNLNEAKPAENEAYAKFKQNEKELEELNDKLNALNSKNAFLNNFPAFKEQSVANLDADGDKFYEAVLKNLAQISQTKKQIDELKKKMNAAEVKNFQKLDLKFECDPKQVKISYPVGVSVNLKNKIHADVAKGKVEISQNLTVTNPLGIDLNSLTIALYPFYYSSNLTPAPFYPRYEGKPKPRNMMPLAAAPMMEASADMAVARAPAKKNSVKDVQASNDQNALANAWRIEGVSLKADETADFAYDKQSLDAKFDLVIDGYGSAGAFVRAAFKPERSIEGAQSEFKIDGINIGKRYVGYAAGEEAKEFFGKNELVSVKKEANGEYTKESFFGSKNKISRGYKYSVKNGSKLAWDVVLEEQAPVSTHESVSVSVKNDPKENEIGKDGKVTWKFALKPNESKEINFSYELTKPSE, from the coding sequence ATGAGAGAGATAGCCTTAGTTTCGGCGTTTGCCCTGATCGCGAGCGCCGAAAGCAACTTGATAGAAATCTACAAAAACGCCTCATTTATCCATCAAAATTTCACCAACCAAAAAAGCGAATTTAGCCTAAATTTGCCCGATTTCGTCGAGCTTGAGGACATTGACGTGGCCGCGTCGTGCGAGCTTCTAAGTCTAAATTTAAACGAAGCAAAGCCCGCAGAAAACGAGGCCTACGCTAAATTTAAGCAAAACGAAAAAGAGCTTGAGGAGCTAAACGACAAGCTAAACGCGCTAAACTCGAAAAATGCTTTTTTAAATAACTTCCCGGCATTTAAAGAGCAAAGCGTCGCAAATTTGGACGCCGACGGCGATAAATTTTACGAAGCGGTGCTAAAAAATCTAGCCCAAATTTCGCAAACCAAAAAGCAAATAGACGAGCTGAAAAAGAAAATGAACGCGGCTGAGGTTAAAAATTTTCAAAAGCTTGATTTGAAATTCGAATGCGACCCAAAACAGGTCAAGATCTCCTATCCCGTGGGCGTTAGCGTAAATTTAAAAAATAAAATCCATGCCGACGTCGCAAAAGGCAAGGTCGAAATCTCGCAAAATTTAACCGTAACAAATCCGCTGGGTATAGATTTAAACTCCCTTACGATCGCACTTTATCCGTTTTACTACTCGTCAAATTTGACGCCCGCACCGTTTTATCCGCGCTATGAGGGCAAGCCAAAGCCGCGAAACATGATGCCGCTAGCGGCTGCGCCGATGATGGAGGCGAGTGCCGATATGGCCGTGGCTAGGGCGCCCGCAAAGAAAAATAGCGTCAAAGACGTGCAAGCCAGCAACGATCAAAACGCGCTCGCAAACGCTTGGCGCATCGAGGGCGTGAGCCTAAAAGCGGACGAAACGGCGGACTTTGCCTACGACAAGCAGAGCTTGGATGCTAAATTTGACCTCGTGATCGACGGCTACGGCAGTGCGGGCGCGTTCGTTAGAGCCGCGTTTAAGCCCGAGCGAAGCATCGAGGGCGCGCAAAGCGAGTTTAAAATCGACGGCATAAATATCGGCAAAAGATACGTAGGCTACGCCGCCGGCGAGGAGGCGAAGGAGTTTTTCGGCAAAAACGAGCTTGTTAGCGTAAAAAAAGAAGCTAACGGCGAATATACGAAAGAGTCGTTTTTCGGCTCGAAAAACAAGATCTCGCGCGGATATAAATATAGCGTCAAAAACGGCTCAAAACTCGCATGGGACGTGGTTTTAGAGGAGCAAGCGCCAGTTAGCACGCACGAGAGCGTAAGCGTGAGCGTGAAAAACGACCCGAAAGAAAACGAGATCGGTAAAGACGGCAAAGTAACGTGGAAATTTGCGCTCAAACCAAATGAGAGCAAGGAGATAAATTTCTCCTATGAGCTAACTAAACCGAGCGAATAA